A stretch of the Archangium violaceum genome encodes the following:
- a CDS encoding ABC transporter permease encodes MSFNRAAAVVLRQFYLIRGSPSRVFPLFVWVAIDMVLWGFITRYLNTVTGAGGPDFVPSLLGAVLLWDFLTRVMQGVTMAFFEDVWSRNFLNIFATPLSISEYISGLVLSSIATSSIGLIVMIVVASTAFGLSLFSFGLLIVPFLFVLFLFGIALGIFGAAIVLRLGPSAEWFVWPIPAVVSPFAGVFYPIATLPEWMQLIAHLLPPSYVFEGMRTIVAGGAFSGTTLLWGVGLASLYILLARQVFTRVYRQAVRTGLIARYSAESVS; translated from the coding sequence ATGTCCTTCAACCGTGCCGCCGCCGTCGTCCTTCGTCAGTTCTATCTCATCCGCGGGAGCCCCTCGCGCGTCTTTCCACTCTTCGTGTGGGTGGCCATCGACATGGTGTTGTGGGGCTTCATCACCCGCTACCTCAACACCGTCACCGGGGCCGGTGGCCCCGACTTCGTCCCCTCGCTCCTGGGCGCGGTGCTCCTGTGGGACTTCCTGACCCGGGTCATGCAGGGCGTGACGATGGCGTTCTTCGAGGACGTGTGGTCGCGCAACTTCCTCAACATCTTCGCGACGCCGCTGTCGATCTCCGAGTACATCAGCGGGCTCGTGCTCTCGAGCATCGCGACGAGCTCGATCGGCCTCATCGTGATGATCGTCGTGGCGAGCACGGCGTTCGGGCTGTCCCTGTTCTCCTTCGGCCTGTTGATCGTGCCGTTCCTGTTCGTGCTCTTCCTCTTCGGAATCGCGCTCGGCATCTTCGGCGCCGCCATCGTGCTGCGGCTCGGGCCGTCCGCGGAGTGGTTCGTCTGGCCCATTCCCGCCGTGGTCTCGCCGTTCGCCGGCGTCTTCTATCCGATCGCGACGCTCCCGGAGTGGATGCAGCTCATCGCGCACCTGCTGCCGCCGTCCTACGTGTTCGAGGGCATGCGGACGATCGTCGCGGGAGGGGCCTTCTCGGGGACGACCCTGCTCTGGGGCGTGGGGCTCGCCTCGTTGTACATCCTGCTGGCGCGCCAGGTCTTCACGCGCGTCTACCGGCAGGCCGTGCGCACGGGGCTCATCGCCCGTTATAGCGCCGAGAGTGTGAGCTGA
- a CDS encoding ABC transporter ATP-binding protein yields the protein MSKVLSVQGLRKQYGATVAVEGISFDVGRNEIVGLLGPNGAGKTTTINMVLGVLEPSSGSIHIEGVDLAKHRAQALERTNFAAVYAPLPGNLTVRQNLRVFGLIYGVKGLSQRIEELIAQFDLERFRDVKCGVLSSGEQTRVALAKAMLNQPRLLLLDEPTASLDPSTARDIRARIREFATQGTGGVLWTSHNMYEVEEVCDRVLIVSRGKILLEGDPRTLPGEHGKATLEELFITVAREPLALERV from the coding sequence ATATCGAAGGTCCTGTCGGTCCAGGGCCTGCGCAAACAGTACGGAGCCACCGTCGCCGTCGAGGGCATCTCGTTCGACGTGGGCCGCAATGAGATCGTCGGGCTCCTGGGGCCCAACGGGGCAGGGAAGACCACCACCATCAACATGGTCCTCGGTGTCCTCGAGCCGAGCTCGGGGTCCATCCACATCGAGGGCGTGGACCTCGCGAAGCACCGGGCCCAGGCGCTCGAGCGCACCAACTTCGCCGCCGTCTACGCGCCCCTTCCCGGAAACCTCACCGTGCGGCAGAACCTGCGCGTCTTCGGGCTCATCTACGGCGTGAAGGGGTTGTCCCAGCGCATCGAGGAGCTGATCGCGCAGTTCGACCTCGAGCGGTTCCGCGACGTGAAGTGCGGCGTGCTCTCCTCGGGAGAGCAGACGCGGGTGGCCCTGGCCAAGGCCATGCTCAACCAGCCGCGGCTCCTGTTGCTCGACGAGCCGACGGCCTCGTTGGATCCCTCGACGGCGCGCGACATCCGCGCCCGGATCCGCGAGTTCGCCACCCAGGGCACCGGTGGCGTGCTGTGGACCTCGCACAACATGTACGAGGTCGAGGAGGTGTGTGACCGCGTGCTCATCGTCTCTCGCGGGAAGATCCTTCTCGAGGGCGACCCCAGGACCCTGCCGGGCGAGCACGGCAAGGCGACGCTCGAGGAGCTGTTCATCACCGTGGCGCGCGAGCCGCTCGCGCTGGAGCGGGTCTGA
- a CDS encoding PAS domain-containing hybrid sensor histidine kinase/response regulator produces MGGQPEKNVEVHEALNEDSAEDLYENAPCGYISTLPDGTIIKVNQTFLAWTGYQREELLAGKRFQDLLTVGSKIFHETHYAPLLRMQGFLNEINFELVHKDRQKIPVLINTTQRRDAVGNPLSNRTTVFNISDRKKYEQELLLARKKAEQAVKAKADFLSMISHEIRTPMNAIVGLSNLLQEAQLSPQQQEYVRILKLSSENLLSLLNDVLDFSKIEAGKVTLEERSFDVRQLIDSIAHGLGIKAEEKGLRVRVEVDKRVPTLLVGDPIKLRQILTNLVSNAIKFTEKGGVTVALRVLESFPDAASLEFRVTDTGIGIAEDRLGSIFEEFTQASYEINMKYGGTGLGLAITRKLLDLHGSKMSVESEQGVGSSFSFNLRLKIGQEARSDGPRAPDPQSIRGVKVLVAEDNDVNVFVIERFLRNWGVEFDVVENGQEAVEKVTANHYDVVLMDLQMPVMDGYDATRKIRSLPEEKFRRLPIIALSASTRIGLEDKLEHAGFTDFASKPFEPEELFSKIAEHGSRSMPVSAGQLPVRDKEQEVLGSAPPLRSFSLEEFRSLTAGDQKALLKLCSTTLKNCEIYKHEFQDALDTGNLERFAFHAHKAKMTLELLRAHALLAALSQGKALLAEKEGDPARLQSVGQAIQRELDAIIEVLKAELQQG; encoded by the coding sequence TTGGGAGGTCAGCCAGAGAAGAACGTAGAGGTTCATGAAGCGCTGAATGAGGACAGCGCGGAGGACCTCTATGAGAATGCTCCGTGTGGCTACATCTCCACGCTTCCGGACGGAACCATCATCAAGGTCAACCAGACCTTCCTGGCCTGGACGGGTTACCAGCGGGAAGAGCTCCTCGCCGGCAAGCGCTTCCAGGATCTCCTGACCGTTGGAAGCAAGATCTTCCATGAGACGCATTACGCCCCCCTGCTGCGAATGCAGGGGTTCCTCAATGAGATCAACTTCGAGTTGGTGCACAAGGATCGTCAGAAGATCCCGGTCCTGATCAACACCACTCAAAGAAGAGACGCCGTCGGCAATCCTCTTTCGAACCGGACGACCGTCTTCAACATCTCCGACCGGAAGAAGTACGAGCAGGAGCTGCTGCTGGCCAGGAAGAAGGCCGAGCAGGCCGTGAAGGCGAAGGCGGACTTCCTGTCGATGATCAGTCACGAGATTCGCACCCCGATGAATGCCATCGTCGGGCTCTCGAATCTCCTGCAGGAGGCCCAGCTCTCGCCCCAGCAGCAAGAGTATGTCCGCATCCTGAAGCTCTCCTCCGAGAATCTGCTGAGCCTGCTCAACGACGTCCTCGATTTCAGCAAGATCGAGGCGGGCAAGGTGACGCTGGAGGAGCGGAGCTTCGATGTCCGCCAATTGATCGACAGCATCGCCCATGGCCTCGGCATCAAGGCCGAGGAGAAGGGGTTGCGGGTCCGGGTCGAGGTCGACAAGCGGGTGCCGACCCTCCTCGTTGGCGACCCGATCAAGCTCCGGCAGATCCTCACGAACCTGGTGAGCAATGCCATCAAGTTCACCGAGAAAGGGGGAGTCACGGTCGCGCTGCGGGTCCTGGAGTCGTTCCCGGATGCGGCCTCCCTCGAGTTCAGGGTCACCGACACGGGCATTGGGATCGCCGAGGACCGCCTGGGATCCATCTTCGAGGAATTCACCCAGGCCAGCTACGAGATCAACATGAAGTACGGGGGAACCGGCCTGGGCCTCGCCATCACCCGGAAGTTGCTGGATCTGCATGGCAGCAAGATGTCCGTGGAGAGCGAGCAGGGAGTCGGGTCATCGTTCTCCTTCAACCTGCGCTTGAAGATCGGTCAGGAGGCCAGGTCGGATGGCCCGAGGGCACCGGATCCGCAGTCCATCCGAGGCGTCAAGGTCCTGGTCGCGGAGGACAACGACGTCAACGTCTTCGTGATCGAGCGCTTCCTGCGGAACTGGGGGGTCGAGTTCGATGTGGTGGAGAATGGGCAGGAGGCCGTGGAGAAGGTCACGGCGAACCATTACGACGTGGTGCTGATGGATCTCCAGATGCCCGTGATGGATGGTTACGACGCCACCCGGAAGATCCGGAGTCTTCCCGAGGAGAAATTCCGACGGCTGCCCATCATCGCCTTGTCCGCCTCCACGCGGATCGGACTGGAAGACAAGTTGGAGCACGCGGGGTTCACGGACTTCGCCAGCAAGCCCTTCGAGCCGGAGGAGCTCTTCTCGAAGATCGCCGAGCACGGTTCCCGGTCCATGCCCGTCTCCGCGGGGCAGCTCCCCGTGCGGGACAAGGAGCAGGAGGTGTTGGGCTCGGCCCCACCTTTGCGGAGTTTCAGCCTCGAGGAGTTCCGGTCGCTGACCGCGGGGGACCAGAAGGCCTTGCTCAAGCTGTGCTCCACCACCCTCAAGAACTGTGAGATCTACAAGCATGAGTTCCAGGATGCGCTCGATACGGGCAACCTGGAGCGGTTCGCGTTTCATGCCCACAAGGCAAAGATGACCCTGGAGCTGCTGCGGGCCCACGCGCTGCTGGCCGCTCTGAGTCAGGGCAAGGCGCTCCTGGCGGAGAAGGAGGGGGACCCGGCCAGACTCCAGTCCGTCGGACAGGCCATCCAACGAGAACTGGATGCCATCATCGAGGTCTTGAAGGCGGAGCTGCAGCAGGGATGA
- a CDS encoding alpha/beta fold hydrolase gives MNAIKRNNVKVLGRGHKAMIFSHGYGCDQNMWRLITPAFQDDYQLVLFDHVGNGQSDISAYNRIKYNSLRGYAQDVLEICRELDLKESIFVGHSVSAMIGVLAALEEPDRFEKLVLIGPSPCYINHDDYVGGFSRGDIEELLESLDSNYLGWSSTMAPVIMGNPDRPELGEELTNSFCRTDPEIAKHFAHVTFLSDNRADLPKLKTPSLILQCSQDVIAPESVGQYVHRILANSRLVVMKATGHCPNLSAPEETIAAMKTFL, from the coding sequence ATGAACGCCATCAAGCGGAACAACGTGAAAGTCCTGGGCCGCGGTCACAAGGCGATGATCTTCTCCCACGGGTATGGGTGCGATCAGAACATGTGGCGGCTCATCACGCCGGCCTTCCAGGATGATTATCAGCTCGTCCTCTTCGACCACGTGGGGAACGGGCAGTCGGATATCTCCGCCTACAACCGCATCAAGTACAACTCGCTCAGGGGCTACGCGCAGGACGTGCTGGAGATCTGTCGCGAGCTGGATTTGAAGGAATCCATCTTCGTCGGTCACTCGGTGAGCGCCATGATCGGGGTGCTGGCCGCGCTCGAGGAGCCGGACCGGTTCGAGAAGCTGGTCCTGATCGGGCCTTCCCCCTGCTACATCAATCACGACGATTACGTGGGCGGATTCTCCCGGGGAGACATCGAGGAGCTGCTGGAGTCCCTGGACAGCAACTACCTGGGCTGGTCGAGCACCATGGCGCCCGTGATCATGGGCAACCCGGATCGCCCGGAGCTGGGAGAGGAGCTGACCAACAGCTTCTGCCGCACCGATCCCGAGATCGCGAAGCACTTCGCGCACGTGACGTTCCTCTCGGACAACCGGGCCGACCTGCCGAAGCTGAAGACCCCGTCGCTGATCCTTCAGTGCTCGCAGGACGTGATCGCTCCGGAGTCCGTGGGTCAATACGTGCACCGGATCCTGGCCAATAGCCGGTTGGTAGTGATGAAGGCCACCGGACACTGCCCCAACCTGAGTGCGCCTGAAGAAACCATCGCGGCCATGAAGACCTTTTTATGA
- the hutG gene encoding N-formylglutamate deformylase, with product MEPYLFKPGRIPLLVSMPHVGTQLPEGLHERLTDGAQSLPDTDWHLPLLYDFLEEVGASVLVARYSRYTVDLNRPPDDTPLYATATTGLFPETLFDGRPLYRPGRAPEPTERKARFETYWRPYHERLEQTLAGFHARHGIAVLLDAHSICSVVPRLFEGRLPDLNIGTADGRSLAPEVTERLVATCAASGYSHVLNGRFKGGYITRNYGRPTTGYHAVQLEMAQCNYMDEDAPFTFREERAAALRPTLRRFVEVLADFARSGGRS from the coding sequence ATGGAGCCCTACCTCTTCAAGCCGGGACGCATCCCGTTGCTCGTCAGCATGCCGCATGTGGGGACCCAGCTCCCCGAGGGGCTGCACGAGCGGCTCACCGACGGCGCCCAGAGCCTTCCGGACACCGACTGGCACCTGCCGCTGCTCTACGACTTCCTCGAGGAGGTGGGCGCCAGCGTGCTGGTGGCCCGCTACTCGCGCTACACCGTCGACCTCAACCGCCCGCCGGATGACACGCCGCTCTACGCCACCGCGACGACCGGCCTCTTCCCCGAGACGCTCTTCGACGGGCGCCCGCTCTACCGCCCCGGCCGTGCTCCCGAGCCCACCGAGCGCAAGGCGCGCTTCGAGACTTACTGGCGCCCCTACCACGAGCGCCTCGAGCAGACGCTGGCCGGGTTCCACGCGCGGCATGGAATCGCGGTGCTGCTCGATGCGCACTCCATCTGCTCGGTGGTCCCGCGACTGTTCGAGGGGCGGTTGCCGGATCTCAACATCGGCACCGCGGACGGGCGGAGCCTCGCGCCGGAAGTCACCGAGCGGCTGGTGGCCACCTGCGCCGCGAGCGGCTACTCGCACGTCCTCAACGGCCGCTTCAAGGGGGGCTACATCACCCGCAACTACGGGCGGCCCACCACCGGCTACCACGCGGTGCAGCTCGAGATGGCCCAGTGCAACTACATGGACGAGGACGCGCCCTTCACCTTCCGCGAGGAGCGTGCTGCGGCCCTCCGGCCCACGCTCCGGCGCTTCGTCGAGGTGCTGGCCGACTTCGCCCGCTCCGGCGGCCGCTCCTGA
- a CDS encoding formimidoylglutamate deiminase, whose amino-acid sequence MSRETSLFCRSVLLTDGWAEDVLLRFDARGVISAVERGAKPEGARAPGPVVPGLPNLHSHAFQRAMAGLAERAGRTEDDFWTWRDTMYRFLARFTPEGLQAVAALLYLEMLKAGYTSVAEFHYLHHDQNGTPYADRAESSLRVVAAARETGIRLTHLPTLYAHGGFGGRAPSEGQKRFLHTVEGLLGVVESVRRVTAEEPAVRVGLALHSLRAVTPEELREALAGMRALDARAPIHIHIAEQVKEVEDCLAWSGERPVQWLLNHVPVDARWCLVHATHLTSEEVARLAASGAVAGLCPTTEANLGDGLFPAVDYLRQGGVFGVGSDSHISVSAPEELRLLEYGQRLVARRRNVLRVGSEESVGAGLYRAAVAGGARALGLSAPGLEVGAPADLVVLDAEHPKLYGRTRDALLDSYLFASGSDCVRDVMVAGRFVVRERHHEAEDSLLARYRRELDRLQAMA is encoded by the coding sequence ATGAGCCGTGAGACGAGCCTGTTCTGCCGCTCCGTGCTGCTGACGGACGGCTGGGCGGAGGATGTCCTGCTCCGGTTCGATGCCCGGGGCGTCATCTCCGCGGTGGAGCGCGGGGCGAAGCCCGAGGGCGCGCGGGCCCCGGGGCCGGTGGTGCCAGGGCTGCCCAACCTGCACTCGCATGCCTTCCAGCGAGCCATGGCCGGACTCGCCGAACGGGCCGGCCGCACCGAGGACGACTTCTGGACGTGGCGGGACACGATGTACCGCTTCCTCGCCCGGTTCACCCCCGAGGGCCTGCAGGCGGTGGCCGCGCTCCTGTACCTGGAGATGTTGAAGGCCGGCTACACCTCCGTCGCCGAGTTCCACTACCTCCACCATGACCAGAATGGGACGCCGTATGCCGACCGGGCGGAGAGCTCGCTCCGCGTCGTGGCCGCCGCGCGCGAGACGGGCATCCGGCTGACGCACCTGCCCACGCTCTATGCCCACGGTGGCTTTGGCGGACGCGCCCCCTCCGAGGGACAGAAGCGCTTCCTCCACACGGTGGAGGGGTTGCTCGGCGTCGTGGAGTCCGTGAGGCGGGTGACGGCGGAGGAACCCGCGGTGCGCGTGGGCCTGGCGCTACACTCGTTGCGCGCCGTGACGCCCGAGGAACTGCGCGAGGCCCTCGCCGGCATGCGCGCGCTGGACGCGCGGGCGCCGATCCACATCCACATCGCCGAGCAGGTGAAGGAGGTGGAGGACTGCCTGGCCTGGAGTGGAGAGCGCCCCGTGCAGTGGTTGCTGAATCACGTGCCGGTGGATGCGCGATGGTGCCTGGTGCACGCCACGCACCTCACCTCCGAGGAGGTGGCCCGGCTGGCCGCCAGTGGCGCCGTGGCCGGCCTGTGCCCGACGACGGAGGCCAACCTGGGGGATGGTCTCTTCCCCGCGGTGGACTACCTGCGCCAGGGAGGCGTGTTCGGAGTCGGCTCGGACAGCCACATCAGCGTCAGCGCGCCGGAGGAGTTGCGCCTCCTGGAGTACGGCCAGCGGCTGGTGGCACGGCGCCGCAACGTGCTGCGTGTGGGCTCGGAGGAATCGGTGGGGGCGGGCCTCTACCGCGCCGCGGTGGCCGGAGGGGCCCGAGCGCTGGGGCTGTCCGCGCCCGGGCTGGAGGTGGGCGCCCCGGCCGATCTCGTCGTCCTCGACGCGGAGCACCCCAAGCTCTACGGGCGCACGCGGGATGCGCTGCTCGACTCCTACCTCTTCGCCAGTGGGAGTGACTGCGTCCGCGACGTCATGGTGGCCGGACGCTTCGTGGTGCGCGAGCGGCACCATGAAGCGGAGGACTCCCTGCTGGCACGTTACCGGCGCGAGCTGGACCGGCTGCAGGCCATGGCCTGA
- a CDS encoding glycoside hydrolase family 5 protein, with translation MMRRPMKMACLLAFGLLACGGPEWEADEELGTEEAAVANPTGRFYIVGKDIVGPSGNKFYPVGANLDGWDFFQRDTENHAEAAKKWGWNIVRINGAQLPHPEFNTKGLVSGDLSKPNFDKIDRIVQAYTSRGIVVMIEFHDKVWNGNSIDTTKLNQTRDAWVALAKKYKSNTFVWFNLLNEPTWGQSEANYLSVHKTLRNAIRATGAENIIVIDGGVAGQEWNRWGIPGNLIPRYGPELAKDQCNILFSIHMYNAWAEAGGSSPHNAEFISYVKSVQDKKLALIVGETGWNKTDGDVPRLKAGSLVAFNNAPAYGVGIIGWHGTPNWDDTFFLTSSGQFHAVNDWSNPTNLTDFGKKLWALSKNKPKLGAFTGNYADSRCASAK, from the coding sequence ATGATGCGCAGACCGATGAAGATGGCGTGCCTCCTGGCCTTCGGGCTCCTCGCGTGTGGAGGGCCCGAGTGGGAGGCGGACGAGGAGCTCGGGACCGAGGAGGCCGCCGTCGCCAACCCCACCGGCCGCTTCTACATCGTCGGCAAGGACATCGTGGGTCCGAGCGGGAACAAGTTCTATCCCGTGGGCGCCAACCTCGACGGGTGGGACTTCTTCCAGCGCGATACGGAGAACCACGCCGAGGCGGCCAAGAAGTGGGGGTGGAACATCGTCCGCATCAACGGCGCGCAGCTGCCACACCCCGAGTTCAACACGAAGGGGCTCGTGTCGGGTGACCTGTCGAAGCCCAACTTCGACAAGATCGACCGCATCGTCCAGGCCTATACCTCGAGGGGAATCGTCGTGATGATCGAGTTCCACGACAAGGTGTGGAACGGGAACAGCATCGACACGACGAAGTTGAACCAGACCCGGGATGCCTGGGTCGCCCTGGCGAAGAAGTACAAGAGCAACACCTTCGTCTGGTTCAACCTGCTCAACGAGCCCACCTGGGGCCAGTCGGAGGCGAACTACCTGAGCGTCCACAAGACGCTGCGCAACGCCATCCGGGCCACGGGCGCGGAGAACATCATCGTCATCGACGGCGGCGTGGCGGGGCAGGAGTGGAACCGCTGGGGCATTCCGGGAAACCTGATCCCCCGCTACGGGCCGGAGCTCGCGAAGGACCAGTGCAACATCCTCTTCTCCATCCACATGTACAACGCGTGGGCCGAGGCCGGCGGCAGCTCGCCTCACAACGCGGAGTTCATCTCGTATGTGAAGTCGGTGCAGGACAAGAAGCTCGCGCTCATCGTGGGGGAGACGGGCTGGAACAAGACCGACGGCGACGTGCCCCGCTTGAAGGCGGGAAGCCTGGTGGCCTTCAACAACGCGCCCGCCTATGGGGTGGGCATCATCGGATGGCACGGTACCCCGAACTGGGATGACACGTTCTTCCTGACCAGCTCTGGCCAGTTCCACGCGGTCAACGATTGGTCCAACCCCACCAACCTGACGGACTTCGGCAAGAAGCTGTGGGCGCTCTCTAAGAACAAGCCCAAGCTCGGCGCCTTCACCGGCAACTACGCGGACAGCCGCTGTGCCTCCGCGAAGTAG
- a CDS encoding chondroitinase-B domain-containing protein — protein MRIPSLALILVSSTSLAAVKNVSTVTELQSALASVRAGDEIVLTDGTYAVNTNLNCAADGSASQPIIVRAANRHAALIRFNATEGFKVSGRYWVFDGLTIEGVCAQDQNCEHAFHVTGHAENFVLRNSRVRDFNAQLKVNATKNASGVYEIPHRGLIENNEIYDTRIRNTSTPVTKLNIDTGDDWIVRDNSIHDFSKANNGISYGAFMKSGGKRGVFERNRVICTKDAPAGNTRIGLSFGGGGTGNAYCAPAFDPAVPCNPEHSDGILRNNVIINCSDVAIYLNKAANTKVLFNTLIATTGVDFRYASSTGEAHGNVLSSVIRTREGGTFTAGTNMMNVTSATWDSWYVAPLAGDLRIEGNVSKLIGGAAARSSVTDDHCARPRPSSGAYTLGALEHSLGDCGTTSTPPDGGTPSDGGTLPDGGKPADGGTGTGGDGGTGGGVGGGSAEEPQDDEGGCSTSSGLAATFLSLLVPAVLRRRQRVSR, from the coding sequence ATGCGAATCCCGTCATTGGCGCTGATCCTGGTGTCCAGCACCAGCCTCGCCGCGGTCAAGAACGTCTCCACCGTCACCGAGTTGCAGTCAGCGCTCGCCTCCGTCCGGGCCGGCGACGAGATCGTCCTCACGGACGGTACGTACGCCGTCAACACGAACCTGAACTGTGCGGCGGATGGCTCCGCGTCCCAGCCCATCATCGTGAGGGCCGCGAACCGGCACGCGGCCCTCATCCGGTTCAACGCAACCGAGGGCTTCAAGGTGTCAGGCAGGTACTGGGTCTTCGATGGCCTGACCATCGAGGGGGTCTGCGCCCAGGACCAGAACTGCGAGCACGCGTTCCACGTCACGGGCCACGCGGAGAACTTCGTCCTGCGCAACAGCCGCGTCCGCGATTTCAACGCCCAGCTCAAGGTGAATGCGACGAAGAACGCCAGCGGCGTCTACGAAATCCCTCACCGGGGGCTCATCGAGAACAATGAGATCTACGACACGCGCATCCGGAACACGTCGACGCCCGTCACCAAGCTCAACATCGACACCGGTGACGACTGGATCGTCCGCGACAACTCCATCCACGACTTCTCGAAGGCCAACAACGGCATCTCCTACGGCGCGTTCATGAAGAGCGGTGGCAAGCGCGGCGTCTTCGAGCGCAATCGCGTCATCTGCACCAAGGATGCCCCCGCCGGAAACACGCGCATCGGCCTGTCCTTCGGGGGTGGTGGCACGGGGAACGCCTATTGCGCGCCGGCCTTCGACCCGGCCGTTCCCTGCAACCCCGAGCACTCCGATGGAATCCTGCGCAACAACGTCATCATCAACTGCTCGGACGTGGCCATCTACCTGAACAAGGCCGCCAACACGAAGGTGCTGTTCAACACGCTCATCGCGACCACCGGCGTGGACTTCCGCTACGCTTCCTCCACCGGCGAGGCTCACGGCAACGTGCTGTCCTCCGTCATCCGCACCCGGGAGGGCGGCACCTTCACCGCCGGCACGAACATGATGAACGTGACCTCGGCCACCTGGGACTCCTGGTACGTGGCGCCGCTGGCCGGAGACCTGCGCATCGAGGGCAACGTCTCCAAACTCATCGGCGGTGCCGCCGCGCGCTCCTCGGTGACGGACGACCATTGCGCCCGGCCACGGCCGTCGTCGGGGGCCTACACGCTCGGCGCGCTGGAGCATTCGCTGGGCGACTGCGGCACCACCAGCACGCCCCCGGACGGCGGCACGCCCTCGGACGGCGGAACGCTCCCGGACGGCGGAAAGCCAGCGGATGGCGGTACGGGGACGGGAGGTGACGGTGGCACCGGGGGCGGCGTGGGTGGAGGCTCCGCCGAGGAGCCCCAGGACGACGAGGGTGGCTGCAGTACCAGTTCCGGCCTCGCCGCCACCTTCCTCTCCCTGCTCGTGCCGGCCGTGTTGCGCCGCCGTCAGCGCGTGAGCCGGTAA